GGTGGCGTTGGTTGGATGGCGTCGTAGGCGTTGACCACTTCAAACGCAATTTGTTGTAGCCGTTGAGCAAGGGCGGGGTTCGGGGCCTTGAACGGCCCGCCCCACTTGTCGCGCAACCGACGCGGCAGGCCTTCGGGGTTTTCACCGGTGATGGCGGCAAATTGCACCATGGTCAGAAAGTAGAACCCCAGATCGTTGGGGTGGATGGTGTCCGAAAACACATCGTCGATGCGATCCAGGCCGGGGACCGAGCCTGCGGTGATCTCATAGGCCAGCTGTGCCATCGCCTGACCGGCGGGGATCAGCTGCATGGGCGGTACATCCGGCCCGCGCTGCGCGTTCACCGAAGCGACAATCCCCTCCCACGCGGGCAGGTCTTGCTCGATCCGTTGTAGCCAGGGTGTGCCGTCGCCGTCGTCATATTCGATGTCGATTCCGCTGCCCGAGCGCAGGTCGTGCCAGGTTTCCTGTAAAAACACGCGCGTTTCCGGATTGGCGCCTGTGGCCAGATCGAAGTATTTTTGCGCATAGCCCGCGCTGTCGTTGAATTCGACCTGGTTGGCGAGCGGGATTGCTTCGGTCAGGATCACGACGTTGTAATCCCCACCAGCAAGTGCACGCCGCGCGTTCAACCCCTCAGCCCGGTCCGCGTCGGTCCAGTTGTAAGACAGCGGCGCACCGTTGATGATCTGAAAATCCACTTGCGCCTGCGGAGCGGCGCGTTCCAGAACTTGCGCCATCATCTGCGGGTTGGTCGGCCCGAACAGGCTGTGCCCCACAAAGAACACGCCAACCAATGTGGACAACCAGCTCATTGCGGCACCCCAGTCTTGGGATAAGAGGTGACGGTCTTCCACACCACCTCTTGCATCAGACGCGCAGCCTTGGCCGACGGGGCCTTGGCCCGGGTGCCATCAGCCTTGAGCAGCTCATGCGGCAGTCCAACGGGTGATTTCTGATAGAGCACAGCGTAATGCGTCAATGCCACCAGATAGTTGCCCAGATCGCCCATATGGATCGGATCGAGTTCGCCTTTCGGGTCGAGGCCAAACAGATCCTCAGGGCCAGTGATGCCCTCAACTCCACCAGCCTCTCGCACAGTTGTCATGAAGTTCAGCAACACCTGACCGGCGGGGATGACATGCACGGCGCGATCCGGCTTCCGCGCCAGATCCGCCAGCAGCAAGCGGTTTTCCCACAAATCCGTCAGATCCTGTTGCAGTCGGATCTCCCATCCCTTGGGATCGGTCAGCCAATGCCAGGTTTCATACAGATAGACCGGCGCATCGGGGTTGCCGGAATGCGCCAGATCAGCCCAGAGGCCCAGGTATTTCACACTGTCGTGGTATTTGATTGCATCGCTCAGCTCGACCATTTCGGTCAGCACCACAGCATCATAGTCGCCCGAACCGATGGCCTGTTTTGCATCCCGAAAAACCCCAGTCTGGGCATTGCTTTCATCGAACCCCAGGATCTCAACGTCTTCTTCCCAATGCGCGCGCATCGGTGTGCCCCAGCCCAATTGACTGTTATAGTCATGTCCCTCGGGCGCCAACTGCGCCAGCATTGCGGGCATGTCCTGATTGACCAGACTGTGACCCAGGAAAAAGACCCGCATCGGCCCCTGGGGCGCAGGCACCGGTTTTGCATAGGTCGTCGCGACTACCTCTGGCGCGGGCAGGCGGGGTTTGAACCAGACCCACCATGCGCCAGCCCCCAAGAGGAGGACAACGACAAGGATCAACAGAACCAAACGCATTTTCAGTGTCTTTCGCTCTTTGACGGGACCGCTGCCAACCTAACGCGCCCGTGGATCGGTTTCACGCACGAACTGCAACAGCAGTGACGATCAACCCGTCGCCGCGGGCAATTTTGCCCGGAATTTCATCCCCTTTCCCGAAGGGGGCAACCGGGTGGGCAAAGCGGGCGACAAAGGAACTCAGCGTCTCATCCATCGTCACCTCAAGCGTTTGAAAATCAAAAAGCGTCTGGCTGGCTGGATATTGTGCCTTATAGGCGCATTCCTTTGCGGAAAAGATCACTTTTGCCGCGCGACCGGGATCCGTTTGGCGGGCCAGCCAGGTCTGTTCGATTGGGGTGCAGACGGTCGCTGTCAGATCCTCTGGCAGCGCTGCGTCCTCCTCAATGTCGAGCGCCAGCATCCGAACTTCCCCAACCCAGGCCACAGCAGCCAGACAGGCGGTGTCCGTGTGCGAGATCGTTCCCAACAGCGGGTCGGGCCAGATCGGAGCGCGGTCCTGGCCCATGAGCACGGCGAGCGGCGGCGCGCCGAGCTCGGCCATCGCTTGTCGGGCAGCGACACGGCCGGCAGAGAACTCGCGCAGTCGTTTGGGAACTGCACCGGGCAGGGCGGCCAGTTCGTCGTCATAGGCCTGATGAGCTGCACGCGGGTCGGTGGCGGATACGGCAATCACCGGATCCAGCAGCGCCCCCGCCAGCATCAGAGCCGTGGTATGATCGCCCTGGGTCATTGCGTTTTCATCCGACGTCCGGCGCGCATGGCACGACGTTTCGAAATGGTGTCGGCGCGGGCTGCCGTATCCTCGGCCGGTTTTTCTTCGGTTGGCTTGTCCTGCTGGATGTGGGCGCTCAGGCCCGACAGGGTCGGAAAGCGGAAGATGTCGGTGATCGACAGGCGCGGCAGTTCCAGTGTCTCGCGTATCTCGCGATGCGCCTGCACCGCCAGCAGGGAATGCCCCCCAAGCGTGAAGAAGTTGTCATCGGCCCGGATGTCCGCCACCCCCAGGATGCGCGACCAGATGGCAGCGATCCGGGTTTGAACGTCGCCCGAGGCCGGGGCGCTGCTGGTCACAGGGGCGCTGCTGCGTTGTGGCACGGGGGCAGGCAGCGCCTTGCGGTCGATTTTCTTGTTGGGTGTCAGTGGCAAGGCATCCAGCGTCATGATGTGGGTGGGCACCATGACCTCGGGCAGGCGGTCGCTCAGATGGGCGCGCAGGGCCGCGTCCGACACCGGCGTATCCGTGGTGATATAGCCCACCAACTGCGTGTTGCCGCCTTGTTCGCGGGCAATGACCACGCCCGAGCGCACACCGGTGAAGGCCGCAAGCGCGGCTTCGATCTCGCCCAGTTCGATCCGCTGGCCCCGGATCTTGATCTGGTGATCGGCGCGGCCCAGGAAATCCAGACTGCCATCGGCGCGCCACCGCACCATATCGCCGGTGCGGTACATGCGTGGTGCTGCCGTCACCGTCAGCCCGGCCTCGGCGGCAAAGGGATCAACCACATAGCGCTCATCCGTCAGTTCGGGTCGCTGCCAATAGCCGCGCGTCACGCCTTCGCCGCCGATAAACAGCTCTCCCGGTACCCCGATGGGGCAGGGCGCCCCTGTCGCATCGAGTACATAGACCGAAGTGTTGGCAATCGGCGTTCCAATATCGACGATCCCGCTGTTCTGTTCAGGTACCGCTTGGCACGTCGACCAGATTGTCGTCTCGGTCGGTCCGTACATGTTTAGGATCTGTGCGTTTGTGCAGTGACGCAGGTCATCCACCAGATCCCCGGCCAGCGCCTCGCCGCCCAACAGCAGATGGTCAACCCGCCCAAGCGCCATCCGCGCCTCGTCATTCATCGCGATGATGCGGGCCATGGATGGGGTGCATTGCAAGTGGGTCACATCGTGGCGGATGATCTGAGCCGCCAGAGAATAGTCATCCTCAGCCAGCGTGCTTGGGGCATTGGAGCGCCGCAAGACTTCGGCCAGGGGTTTTAGCCCTTCGAGGACCAGACCAGGATCAATGCCATAGTCGATCAGGCAGGCAACCTCATCCACACCGATCCGCTTGAGGCTTTCAACCCGCGCCACGGCGTCTTCGACGGTGCCGAACAGACCTGAGTCCTCAAAATACCGCTCAAAAGCGAAATCCAGGATTGCTTCCAGCTCGTCCTCGGTCAGCTGACCCAGGTCCATCTCGAACGGGTTTGATACGCCCTTGGGTTTCTTGAATGCGGGAAAGGCCCAGGCGTATTGCTTGATCAGCGCGGCGGCCGAGCGCAGGTAGTCCTTCATCGGTTCTCGTGCGATGCGGGCGGCCTCTTCTCGTGTGTCGGCCAGATAGCTGTGCAGCATCAGAGTGACGCGGTGGTTGTCCGGGTCATGTCCAGCCTCGCGCAGCGCGCTGTGGTACAGGTGGATCTTCTCCGCCACCTCGTCGATGCTTTGGCCCAGCAAGTGGGTCAGAACATTTGCCCCGATGCGCCCGGCCTCGATCCAGGTTTCGGGGTTGCCTGCGGTGGTCACCCAAACCGGCAATTCGTCCGACACCGGACGAGGCTGCGTGACGACTTCATGCAAGGTTCCGTCCGCCTTGGGAAAGGCCACGCTTTCACCACGCCACAGTTTGCGCACCGTTTCGATGGCCTCGAACATCGCCGGTTTGTTCTGCGGTGGCGTGTTTTCGGGGCGCAGGATAAAGTCATCCGGCTGCCAGCCCGAGGCAAAGCCAATCGCCGCGCGCCCGCCGGTGAGGTTGTCGATCACCGCCCAATCCTCGGCAATGCGGGCGGGGTGGTGCAGGGGCGCGACGCAACTGCCCGCGCGGATTGAGAGGTTCTTGGTCACGGCAGCCACCGCCGCGCCGGTCACCGCCGGGTTGGGGTAGGGACCGCCAAAGGCGTGGAAATGCCGTTCGGGCGTCCAGACCGCGTTGAACCCATGGGCGTCGGCAAATTTGGCCCCTTCCAGTAGCAGCTCGTATTTCTTTGGTCCCGGACCATCGTCATTGCCCCAATACATCAGGTTAAAGTCGATGTGCCGGTCGCTGCTGGCGATGGGGCCGTTTGACACCACCGCGCGGTTTTCCGTGCCGGTCAGCACCACCTTGAACCCGCGCGCCAGCGTCCAGAACAGCTCCAGCACCGAGATATCGAAGTTCAGGCTGGTCACGGCCAGCCAAACCGCGCCTGTCGCATTGTCGATACGGTCATCCATCCCGGCAAAGAAGTTGGCGACGTTGCGGTGTTCGACCATGACCCCCTTGGGTGTCCCGGTCGAGCCTGAGGTGTAGATCAGATAGGCCAGATCGTCGGCTGTCGCGCCCCCATCCACGTCGCGTGCCTGTGGGTCGGTCTCAACCGCGTCGATGCACAGCACATCCGCCTCGGATGCGGGCAGGTTGTTCACAAGGTTGCTCTGGCTCAGCAACACGCTGGCCTGGCTGTCTGCGATGTAATGCGCGATGCGATCTGCGGGATAGGCCGGGTCCAGCGGCACATAGGCCCCCCCGGCCTTGAGGATCGCCATTGCACCCACCACCATGTCGAGCGACCGGTCGGTGTACAGGCCAACATGCGCGCCGGGACCAACACCCATAGCGCGCAACCGTTCGGCCACGCTGTTGGCGCGGGTGTTGAGGTCGCGGTAACTAAGCGACTGGTCGTCGATCACCAAGGCGGTGTCTTCCGGGGAGCGGGCCACCTGCGCCTCGAACGCCTGATGCAGGGTTTCGGTGCGATCATAATCGCGGGCCGAACTGTTCCAATCGGCCAGGATGCGCGCACGTTCGGCTGCCGAGAGGATCGAGATATCGGCCAGTCGGGCACTTGCTTCGGCGTCACGCAGTGCCTGCAGTGCGGTTTCCAGCCGCTGCGCCAAAAGTTCCACGCTTTGCGGATCAAAGGCCGCGGTGTCGACATGCAGCGTTGCCTGTCCTTGCGAGAGGGACACGGTTGCAAGAGCGCCGGAAACCGGGCCCGACCCGTCCAGAGAGAGCGCAACCTGCGGCACTGAAAAGCTCTGGACCTCGGGGTCCCGGGCGGGCAGGTCTGATGGGAATGCGCCAAGCCGGTTCACCATGTCCGCCACGTGCGTCAGCCGTTGGGTCGCATCTGCCACGCTGTCTTGCGTGGACAGGTGTACCGGCACCCAAGGTTCCAAAAAGTCCGGGGTCGCAAAGGCAGCAGCCTGTAGGGCCGAATGGGTGAGGGCGGCCGTGACTTCTTCGTTTCCGTCCCCCTGTTGCGCCCACCGAAGCACAGCAACACCGGCCTGTTCCACATCAATCCCATGGGGAACCGCGATGCGAACCGCGCTCCACTTGTCACTGATTCCACTGCCCGCGAGGGGCATTTGTACTGGCTGGATGGATTGCAGCTTGGGCCGCCAATGGCGTTCCGCAGCCAGGGATTGGGTGATGGCCGTCGCGCGCGCCTGCGCGGTTTCCGGCGAGAGCGCAGGCAGCATGTTGCCGACCGAGGCAATGTCGGATGGCTGCACCGGCACGCCGTGCGGGCTGCGCAGATGCTCCAGTCGAAGATCGCCATCGCCGGTTGCCACAAGCACGCCATTGGTGTCGAAATCCAGAACGGTGCCCGGGGTTTTACCACTGTTGGTGCCTGCAAGAATAGCGCGCCCGACCAGGACAGAGCCATTGGTCGTGTCGATGCGCGGGCTGAGGAGCGGGTTCCAATATTCACCAAAATCCAATGCGCGCACTTGCGCCGCCACCTGCGCGGCAGGTTGCGACAGATCCAGCGTCCCACCCGCCCCGGGCCGGGCGTCGCGGGCAAAATAGCGCCGTGCGCTGGCGTCTTGAACTGTGGGGGTCAGCTCTGTTTCCAGCTGGGTCAGCACATCAACAAAACTGTCCAGAGCTGCCGCATAGCATTTCGAATTCAGCGACAGAGCAGTTTCATCTTCGGCAATGTCGAATTCGGGCCGGGCCAGGATGTCGCCGGTGTCGATGCCGCTTTCGATCAGATGCCAGGTGATGCCATACCGGGTTTCGCCGTTGAGCAGGGCCCAAACCGGCGTGTTCAGACCGGCATAGCGCGGTAGCGGCCCATCGTGAAAGTTGACGGCCCCTTTGGCAGGTAGAGCGAGGATTTCGTCTGAAACGACTTGCAGGTTCGCAATCGACAAGAGCCAGTCGAAGTCACCGGGCTGAAATTGCTCAGTCAGCGCCCCCATCTGGTCCGCTTGCGGCAAACCTTTGGTTGCGGCCCAGGTCTTGATCGCGGGGTCCGTGGAAATGACCGCCTTGATCTGATGCCCGCGATCCAACAGCGCGTCGGCACAGCCGATCAGCAGAGATTCATTGCCGATGACAACGCAGGAAAATCCAGTCATTTGGGGTCCTCCAGAATGGAAACGGGGGCGGGCGGCACCTGAAAGGCGGGACCGCGAAATGGGGTGATCAAGGCGTGTATGATCAGATCGCGCAAGAACCAGTCGGGGTCGGCCTGTGGTTTGCGCTGCGCCAACCTGCGCAACCGCCAGAGTGTTCCGGCCGCAATCAGGCCAAGGGTAGACAGCGCAGTGTAGAACGCGCCGTGGCTTTTGCTGAGATAGCGAAGCCTGGAATCGAACCAATATTGCGGCGTGCGGGCCCAGGTCTTCATGCCTGTGCTGGCCGAGCCGATGTGAACCACATGGCTGTCGGGCTGGTAATGGGTCGTCCACCCGTGCGCCAAGGCCCGTCGGCTCAGGTCGGTTTCTTCGAAGTAGAGAAAGAACTTTTCGTCAAACCCACCGGTCGCCTCGATCACCTCTTGCTTGATCATCAGGCTGGCGCCAGCGGTCCAGTCGACGCGGGTAGGGCCCGAGGGTTGGGGCAGCGGCACGATCGAGTTCTTGAGCATCTGGCTGATCGCGCCGGTACGGGCGGCACCTTCGAACTCTCCGGCGATCGAGGGGAAGCGGAAGGCGGTTGTATGCGTGATGCCATCGGGGCCTTTGATGTGGCTGCCCACCAGGCCGGCCGTCGGGTTGGTTTGCAGGAAATCGCGTAACACCTCGATGGCGCCGGGTTCAGGCCAGGCGTCCGAGTTCAGCAGATAGTAATAATCCGGCGCAGCCCCTGACGACAGCCCGGCCCGCATGCCAAAATTCATGCCTGCCCCAAAGCCCCCGTTCCAGCCACTTTGAAGGACCCGCAATCGCCCCCCCTGTGTCCACCCCTTTTCCTGCGCGGCTTGGTACAATGCTTCGAACGAGCCATCTCCCGAGGCATTGTCGACGACCACAATCTCACCCTTCAGCCCGGCCATTTCACGCAGCGCGGCTTCGCAGGCCTGCAGCGTCAGCTCGGGCGTGCGATAGTTCAGGATGATTGTCAGGACCGTCTGTTCTGCCATGTGGGTTACTCGGCCGCCGTCGCGTTTGACCAGGCGCCGTCCTTGCCTGAATGGCGGGCATCGGCCTGATCCAGATAGCTGCGCAGTTTCTCGGCCAGGACCGAGACATTGGGCACCAGCACCATGCTGTCGTGATCACCTGTAACCTCGACAACCTCGATCTTGGGCGCCCATTTGCCCCAGTCGTTGTCGGCAAACACGTATTCCCGTTCAGAGCTCACCCATTTCCCTCCGCTGACCTTCCAATGCTTGTCCAGTGGCGGGCGGAACAAGGTTAGCGGGCCATCCCAGGGTTTGACTTGATAAATCTCGATGGCTGCGCGAAAAGCCAGTTCGACCTTCACGTTGTTGAACGCTGTGGCGACGTTTTCTTCGGGGCGCGGTGCATTGCGCTTGCGCAGTTCCCACTCCCACCGGTTTCGGGCCCATTCGCTGAAATAGCCGGGGCCCTTGCGCTTGAATTCATGGAGCTTGATCAGCGCCTTGTCGGGACGGCTCAGCGACGGGCGCACGGGAAGTGGCGAGTCCAGAAGTGCCAGAACCGATACCTCTTCGCCTGCCGCTTTGAGTTGTTGCGCCATCTCATAGGCGGTGATGCCGCCGCCCGAGAAACCGCTTAACATATAGGGGCCATGTGGCTGCACTTGCCGCAGTTCTTCGACATAGGCGCGGGCCGCGTCGACAAGATCGTGGTGCGGGTCTTCGTCGCCGATCAATCCGCGCGCCTGAAGGCCAAAGACCGGACGATCACGCCCCAGCATCAAGGCCAAGTGACGCAGGTTCAGCACATTGCCGCCCATGCCGGCCACCAGGAAGAAGGGCGTCGCAGTGGTCTGTTCACCCTGATGAAGGGGAACCAGATGTTTGAAATTGGGCTGATCGCTTGTCGTGCTTCCCTCGCCCGGTGTGCTTACATCGCCCACGCGCGCGGCAATTCGCTCGGCGATCCGGGCGACGCTTGGGGCCTCAAACAAGACCGAGATGGGGAACTCTACCTGATAGGTGCGGTTGATCTGCGCAAAGAGGCGCACCGCGATCAACGAGTGACCGCCCAAATCAAAGAAGCTGTCCTGTGTGCCGACCTGGCTGACCCCCAGAAGCGTTTCAAAGAAGCCTGCAAGCGTCTTTTCAATCTCGGTCTCAGGGGCAACATATTCGGTGTCGAGGTTGGGCCGCTCAAAGCTCTGCCCCTCGTCCGTCGGGCTTTCGGACACGGCGTCGGCCTGCTGGATCAACCCTTGCAGATCCAGCGAGCTGAGCACCACCTGCGGACACCCGGCCGCAATGGCCCGGCGCAGAGCTTCGGGGCCTTCTTCGGCGCGAATTCCCTGGGCAATCTGTCGATGCAGGCGCTGTTCTTCTGGTGAAAGCGGCGTGTCCATCCCACGCGCGATCAGACCCAGATAGGCCGCAGTGGCGTCAACGGTTTCCGGTGCCTCAAGGTTCAGAGCTTCGGTCAGGCGTTTCATCTGAAAGCCTTCGATTTCGACACAGACCGCGCCCTGCGCGTCAAATAATGTGACGTTGAAAGAGGCAAATCCGCCAATGGGCGTGACCTCGGGTGACAGGCGCACCCAGCTGCGCAGATCCGCGGGCAGCGCGGCATGGACGCGCAGGCTGCGATAGGACACGGGCACCCATAGCGCGTCGTTGTCATAGCCATCCACAAGAGAGATGGCCCATCCCGTAGCCAGATCCATCAAGCCCGGGTGCAGCTGATACCCCTGTACCAAATCACTACCAAAGACGTCCGGCAACACAAGGCGGGCGACGCCTTCGCCATCGCCAAAGGCGGTGCTGCGCACGACATGCCAGCGGGGACCAAAGTTCAGGTGCCGCTCTTGGGGAGACCGCAAGCGGCCCTCGGCCGGCGCGGTCTCGGTTTTGGGGCAGCGGGCGGCGATCTGGGACAAAACGACCGGCTCTGGTGCAATCTCGGGCAACAGGGTCAAGGTGGCTTGTGCATTCAACACATAGCCATCACCCGTTGAACTGTGCACGGTGAAGGCGATGGTGTCGGCCTTCTGCTCCAGCCTGACAAGAGTTTCGCGCGGCTGACCCGGCTTGACCTCCAGCGGACGGAAAAAGAACAGGTCGCGGACCTCATACGGGACGGTGATCCCGTGTGCCTTGAGCGCTTGGGCCGCCAGTTCGATATAGCCCGTGCCGGGCATCAGCGCGGTGCCATCGCGGGTGCGGTGTTCATCCAGAACCCAATGTTCATCAAGAGAGAACGCCGACACAAAGATGCGGTTGCCGTCGGCATCAAATCCCATCTCGTCCAGCAAGGGCAGTTCGATGACCTCGCGTTCGGTCGGTTGAGCTCCCCCGGTGCGAGCTGACATGGCATCGGCGGCCATGCCCACATCGGCCCAAACGCCCCAGTTCACCGCAACCACGCGGGTCGCCGCATTACGTCGCGAGCGCGCCCAAGCGTTGAGGTATTCGTTGGCGGCCACATAATCCACCTGACCCGCAGGACGGGTGGCGGTCGAGGATGAGGCAAAGAGCACCATCAGTTCCAGCATGCCATCGGGGAACAGGGTGTTCAGAACCTGTAACCCGTTGACCTTGGGGGCCAGCACTTGCTGGATTTCCGCTTCGCTCTTGGTCGCGATCAGACTGTCAGCGATATGGCCTGCTGCATGGATCACACCGTTCAGCGCGCCAAATCGTTCTTCGGCTTGGTGCGCGGCGGCGCGCATTTGGTCGATGTTGCAGACGTCCGCGGCCACGGCCATAACCTGGCCCGTCTTGATCCCTTGCAACTGTCGCAACGCGGCAATGCGGCGCGCGATGCGGTCGTTGGGGCTGTGGCTGCGCAGGTAGTTGTCCCACTCCTCTGTCGCGGGCAGAGCATCGCGCGAAAGCAGCACCACATTGGCGCCATTGTTGCGCATCAGATCCGCCGCCAGCGTCAGGCCAATGCCGCCAAACCCACCAGTGATCAGATAGGTGCCGCCATCAGTGAACACTGGCCGCTCGGGCGCATCCAACGGCAAACGCTTGTAACTCTGCCCGAACCGTTGGTTGCCCCGCAAGGCGGCGACGGTGTTGCCGGGTTCTGACAGCAGTTCTTCGAGGATTCGATTGGTCAGCCCATCATCGCCCAAAGGCGACGGTTTGCGTCCGCGAGACCAAAAGCCTGCCGCCTCAACCTCGGGCAGGTCGATGTCGATGGTGGCACAGGTGACACCGGGCATTTCGTGGGGAAGGACCCCGGCGGGGCCTGCGATGGTGGCTTTTTCCGGATAGGGGAGCGCCTCGCCGCGCACCTGCGCGGCACCGGTGGTGAAGACGGCGATGTGCAGGGTATCTGGCAGTTCGACGCTGGTCAGCGCCTGCGCCAATGAGGTCAGGCTCAGAAAACCCTGTTCCATGTTACGGTCGTAAAAGCTGTGACCAGGGCGGAAGGTTTCCGTGCGTGTCACCAACCAGAAGTGACCGATCCGATCGGGCAGACGGTCTGCCTCGGTCAGGTGATGCAGCAGGCTGTCATACCCGTGCCGCCCCTGTTCCGGTGGGACCTGATACAGATCTTCGCCTAGTTTGGCATAGGTGTCGCCCGCGCGCACCCGCGTGACGGAATGACCGGCAGACGTAAGGCGTTCAATGGCTGGTGCCGCGACGCCTGCATCGTCCTCAAAAATCAGCCAGTTGAGCGGGGTGGTCTCGTCCAGCTCGGTTTCGACGTCCACATCGCATTCTGCCAGACGCGGTCGCCA
This Falsiruegeria litorea R37 DNA region includes the following protein-coding sequences:
- a CDS encoding 4'-phosphopantetheinyl transferase family protein: MTQGDHTTALMLAGALLDPVIAVSATDPRAAHQAYDDELAALPGAVPKRLREFSAGRVAARQAMAELGAPPLAVLMGQDRAPIWPDPLLGTISHTDTACLAAVAWVGEVRMLALDIEEDAALPEDLTATVCTPIEQTWLARQTDPGRAAKVIFSAKECAYKAQYPASQTLFDFQTLEVTMDETLSSFVARFAHPVAPFGKGDEIPGKIARGDGLIVTAVAVRA
- a CDS encoding MupA/Atu3671 family FMN-dependent luciferase-like monooxygenase codes for the protein MTGFSCVVIGNESLLIGCADALLDRGHQIKAVISTDPAIKTWAATKGLPQADQMGALTEQFQPGDFDWLLSIANLQVVSDEILALPAKGAVNFHDGPLPRYAGLNTPVWALLNGETRYGITWHLIESGIDTGDILARPEFDIAEDETALSLNSKCYAAALDSFVDVLTQLETELTPTVQDASARRYFARDARPGAGGTLDLSQPAAQVAAQVRALDFGEYWNPLLSPRIDTTNGSVLVGRAILAGTNSGKTPGTVLDFDTNGVLVATGDGDLRLEHLRSPHGVPVQPSDIASVGNMLPALSPETAQARATAITQSLAAERHWRPKLQSIQPVQMPLAGSGISDKWSAVRIAVPHGIDVEQAGVAVLRWAQQGDGNEEVTAALTHSALQAAAFATPDFLEPWVPVHLSTQDSVADATQRLTHVADMVNRLGAFPSDLPARDPEVQSFSVPQVALSLDGSGPVSGALATVSLSQGQATLHVDTAAFDPQSVELLAQRLETALQALRDAEASARLADISILSAAERARILADWNSSARDYDRTETLHQAFEAQVARSPEDTALVIDDQSLSYRDLNTRANSVAERLRAMGVGPGAHVGLYTDRSLDMVVGAMAILKAGGAYVPLDPAYPADRIAHYIADSQASVLLSQSNLVNNLPASEADVLCIDAVETDPQARDVDGGATADDLAYLIYTSGSTGTPKGVMVEHRNVANFFAGMDDRIDNATGAVWLAVTSLNFDISVLELFWTLARGFKVVLTGTENRAVVSNGPIASSDRHIDFNLMYWGNDDGPGPKKYELLLEGAKFADAHGFNAVWTPERHFHAFGGPYPNPAVTGAAVAAVTKNLSIRAGSCVAPLHHPARIAEDWAVIDNLTGGRAAIGFASGWQPDDFILRPENTPPQNKPAMFEAIETVRKLWRGESVAFPKADGTLHEVVTQPRPVSDELPVWVTTAGNPETWIEAGRIGANVLTHLLGQSIDEVAEKIHLYHSALREAGHDPDNHRVTLMLHSYLADTREEAARIAREPMKDYLRSAAALIKQYAWAFPAFKKPKGVSNPFEMDLGQLTEDELEAILDFAFERYFEDSGLFGTVEDAVARVESLKRIGVDEVACLIDYGIDPGLVLEGLKPLAEVLRRSNAPSTLAEDDYSLAAQIIRHDVTHLQCTPSMARIIAMNDEARMALGRVDHLLLGGEALAGDLVDDLRHCTNAQILNMYGPTETTIWSTCQAVPEQNSGIVDIGTPIANTSVYVLDATGAPCPIGVPGELFIGGEGVTRGYWQRPELTDERYVVDPFAAEAGLTVTAAPRMYRTGDMVRWRADGSLDFLGRADHQIKIRGQRIELGEIEAALAAFTGVRSGVVIAREQGGNTQLVGYITTDTPVSDAALRAHLSDRLPEVMVPTHIMTLDALPLTPNKKIDRKALPAPVPQRSSAPVTSSAPASGDVQTRIAAIWSRILGVADIRADDNFFTLGGHSLLAVQAHREIRETLELPRLSITDIFRFPTLSGLSAHIQQDKPTEEKPAEDTAARADTISKRRAMRAGRRMKTQ
- a CDS encoding glycosyltransferase family 2 protein; the protein is MAEQTVLTIILNYRTPELTLQACEAALREMAGLKGEIVVVDNASGDGSFEALYQAAQEKGWTQGGRLRVLQSGWNGGFGAGMNFGMRAGLSSGAAPDYYYLLNSDAWPEPGAIEVLRDFLQTNPTAGLVGSHIKGPDGITHTTAFRFPSIAGEFEGAARTGAISQMLKNSIVPLPQPSGPTRVDWTAGASLMIKQEVIEATGGFDEKFFLYFEETDLSRRALAHGWTTHYQPDSHVVHIGSASTGMKTWARTPQYWFDSRLRYLSKSHGAFYTALSTLGLIAAGTLWRLRRLAQRKPQADPDWFLRDLIIHALITPFRGPAFQVPPAPVSILEDPK